One part of the Candidatus Flexicrinis affinis genome encodes these proteins:
- a CDS encoding tetratricopeptide repeat protein translates to MNDDTITRRIAEGRALEQDGTEQQAIDYFLALAAEYPDDAMVQFETGGAYDFAGYEAEAVPYYRRAIALSLPDAVLPQVAVQLGSSLRNLGQHEAAVQTLREGVERFPDHRALKAFLALALHSAGKPAEALALMIHMTVDAPEFYERYQRSLRHYADALLD, encoded by the coding sequence ATGAACGACGACACGATCACGCGGCGCATCGCCGAGGGGCGCGCACTTGAGCAGGACGGCACCGAGCAGCAGGCGATCGACTACTTCCTTGCGCTGGCGGCCGAGTATCCCGACGACGCCATGGTGCAGTTCGAGACCGGCGGCGCGTACGACTTCGCGGGCTACGAGGCCGAGGCCGTGCCGTACTACCGGCGCGCGATCGCGCTCAGCCTGCCGGACGCCGTGCTGCCTCAGGTCGCCGTGCAGTTGGGCAGTTCGCTGCGCAACCTCGGCCAGCATGAGGCGGCGGTACAGACCTTGCGCGAAGGCGTCGAACGCTTCCCCGATCACCGCGCGCTTAAGGCGTTTCTGGCGCTGGCGCTGCACTCCGCCGGCAAGCCCGCCGAGGCGCTCGCGCTGATGATCCACATGACCGTCGATGCGCCAGAGTTCTACGAACGGTATCAACGCTCGCTGCGCCACTACGCGGACGCGCTGCTGGATTGA